The Nicotiana tabacum cultivar K326 chromosome 14, ASM71507v2, whole genome shotgun sequence genome contains a region encoding:
- the LOC107798152 gene encoding uncharacterized protein LOC107798152 gives MGKNKKQQKNQEELLKTLGDFTSKENWDSFFTIRGSDDAFEWYAEWPQLKDQLLSHLNIIQSSNDVVSPAKEEIQILVPGCGNSKLSEYLYDDGFVNITNIDFSKVVISDMLRRNIRLRPGMKWRVMDMTNMQFANESFGAILDKGGLDALMEPELGSKLGTQYLSEVKRLLKVGGRFICLTLGESHVLGLLFPKFRYGWKMGIHPIALKPSDKSSLQTFMVVAERDNSPSLCQIFSSVDQSSFGGPKNQVHGLFQALEDENKIRADYSSGCDVVYTLEDLKIGAEGNLAELSPGRRVQLSLGEAGVSLFCYRAVLLDARKDFEPFAYHCAVFLVPKARACEWLFSSEEGQWLVVESSKAARLIMILLDSSHSNASMDDVQKDLSPLVMQLAPGNCDGEAQIPFMAAGDGIKQQKIVQEITSPLTGPITVDDVIYEKVDDNISRLFPSEDVIFRRLTFQRTESLVQSEAVLTREGSPKTVGDINQKRGQSSKPKKKGNQKRSGSNISSFDGLNDNLKVDHSYLASSYHTGIISGFMLISSHLDSLASTGGMVRSLVIGLGAGLLPMFLYKHLMFAEIKVLELDPVVLNLARDYFDFRDDERLKVHITDGLKYVKDLACAVTICDENNLSEAKVPSSNGSSILSRAPLKSAEKIDMLIVDVDSSDSSSGLSCPAADFVEETFLMAAKGSLSDQGLFVINLVSRSQAIKDSIYSKLKSVFPHVFHLQLEEDVNDVIFALKTETCVAEDRFHEASQQLARLLNLENSSWGQNIMEATNKIKRLK, from the exons atggggaaGAATAAGAAACAACAAAAGAATCAAGAAGAATTGCTAAAAACATTAGGAGATTTCACAAGCAAAGAGAATTGGGACAGTTTCTTTACAATCAGAGGTTCAGATGATGCATTTGAATGGTACGCAGAATGGCCTCAGCTCAAAGACCAACTATTATCTCACCTCAACATTATTCAATcgtcaaacgacgtcgtttctccAGCAAAAGAGGAAATTCAAATTCTTGTTCCTGGTTGTGGGAATTCTAAGCTCTCTGAGTATCTTTATGATGATGGATTTGTTAATATTACTAATATTGATTTCTCTAAAGTTGTTATTTCGGATATGTTGAGAAGAAATATTCGGTTAAGACCTGGTATGAAATGGCGTGTTATGGATATGACAAATATGCAG TTTGCAAATGAGAGCTTTGGAGCCATTCTCGACAAGGGAGGATTGGATGCTTTAATGGAGCCCGAGCTTGGATCAAAGTTAGGAACTCAGTATTTGTCTGAG GTTAAAAGACTGCTGAAAGTTGGGGGGAGATTTATTTGCCTCACTTTGGGTGAATCTCATGTATTAG GTTTACTCTTTCCCAAGTTTCGGTATGGGTGGAAGATGGGGATTCATCCCATTGCTCTGAAACCCTCTGATAAGTCGAGCTTACAGACTTTTATGGTGGTAGCCGAGAGAGATAATTCTCCTTCGTTGTGCCAAATATTCTCATCTGTTGATCAGTCATCCTTTGGTGGTCCAAAGAACCAG GTTCATGGCCTCTTTCAAGCACTTGAAGATGAAAATAAAATTCGTGCAGATTATTCCAGTGGTTGTGATGTAGTGTACACACTAGAAGACTTGAAAATTGGAGCTGAAGGGAATCTGGCAGAGCTTAGTCCAGGTCGTAGAGTTCAGCTTAGTTTAGGTGAAGCTGGGGTTTCCCTATTCTGTTACAGAGCTGTGCTTCTTGATGCTCGAAAAGATTTTGAACCTTTTGCATATCATTGTGCTGTGTTTCTTGTTCCAAAG GCTCGAGCTTGTGAGTGGCTCTTCTCTTCAGAAGAAGGACAATGGTTAGTCGTAGAAAGCTCAAAGGCTGCTCGTCTAATAATG ATTTTGTTAGATTCTAGCCATTCCAATGCCAGTATGGATGACGTCCAG AAAGATCTGTCTCCTCTGGTAATGCAATTGGCGCCAGGAAATTGTGACGGTGAAGCTCAGATACC TTTTATGGCAGCAGGTGATGGAATCAAGCAGCAGAAGATTGTTCAAGAg ATCACATCTCCCTTGACTGGTCCAATTACTGTAGATGATGTGATCTACGAGAAAGTTGATGACAATATTAGCCGTCTCTTTCCATCCGAGGATGTGATATTTCGTCGACTTACTTTTCAAAGAACTGAGAGTTTAGTTCAATCTGAGGCTGTTCTAACAAGAGAAGGATCACCGAAAACTGTCGGTGATATTAATCAGAAGAGAGGCCAATCTTCAAAACCTAAGAAAAAGGGAAATCAGAAAAGATCTGGATCTAATATCTCATCCTTTGATG GATTGAACGACAATTTGAAAGTTGACCACAGTTATTTGGCCAGCTCCTATCATACTGGAATCATCTCCGGTTTTATGTTGATATCTTCTCATTTGGATAGTTTGGCATCTACTGGAGGCATG GTGAGATCTCTAGTAATTGGTCTTGGGGCAGGATTGCTTCCAATGTTTCTATATAAGCACCTCATGTTTGCAGAGATCAAG GTGTTGGAGTTAGATCCGGTGGTTCTAAATCTTGCTAGAGACTATTTCGATTTTAGAGATGATGAACGATTAAAG GTACATATTACCGATGGTCTAAAGTATGTTAAGGATCTAGCTTGTGCAGTTACTATATGCGATGAAAATAATCTTTCTGAGGCAAAGGTCCCTTCTTCCAATGGTAGTTCCATTTTGTCCCGTGCACCACTTAAAAGCGCTGAAAAAATTGACATGCTCATTGTTGATGTGGACTCTTCAGACTCGAG TTCCGGTTTAAGTTGTCCAGCTGCAGACTTTGTAGAAGAGACATTCCTTATGGCAGCTAAAGGTTCTCTTTCTGATCAAGGTCTATTTGTCATCAATTTGGTATCGAGGTCACAAGCCATCAAGGATTCAATTTACTCCAAATTAAAGTCG GTATTTCCTCACGTCTTCCACCTTCAGCTGGAGGAAGATGTCAATGATGTTATCTTTGCTCTAAAGACAGAGACATGTGTTGCGGAAGATAGATTTCACGAGGCTTCTCAACAACTCGCAAGATTATTAAACCTAGAAAACTCTTCATGGGGCCAAAATATAATGGAAGCTACTAACAAGATCAAAAGGTTGAAATG